One genomic segment of Terriglobales bacterium includes these proteins:
- a CDS encoding GntR family transcriptional regulator — protein sequence MRLWLSHAGGVPLREQLVTQIVLGVLSGDLRPGSRLPSTRELARRYQVHPNTVSAAYQQLEQERWVESRRGSGVYVRARQGEDLATRGLALDHLIANLFHAARRLGAPMAALQKRLQRWLDQQPPDHFLLLEPDEELRAIALAELRAALPLRVAAAALGGSRALAVHVKDGAVPVVLPSKAERVRKLLPPGADCVVLQVRSVPLSLLQWLPARKPDQLVGVVSRWPDFLRSARTMLLAAGFDTDALLFRDARKPAWQKGLRECAAVVCDSLVAARIPPGPKVIPFALIAEQSLAELRQYQHFLGQRPS from the coding sequence ATGCGCCTCTGGCTCTCCCATGCCGGCGGAGTCCCGCTGCGCGAGCAGCTCGTCACCCAGATCGTGCTCGGCGTGCTGAGCGGCGACCTCCGCCCCGGCTCGCGCCTGCCCTCCACCCGCGAGCTCGCGCGCCGCTACCAGGTGCATCCCAATACCGTCAGCGCCGCCTACCAGCAGCTCGAGCAGGAGCGCTGGGTGGAATCCCGCCGCGGCTCCGGCGTCTACGTGCGCGCGCGCCAGGGCGAGGACCTCGCCACGCGCGGCCTCGCGCTCGACCACCTCATCGCCAACCTGTTTCACGCCGCGCGCCGGCTGGGCGCCCCGATGGCCGCCCTGCAGAAGCGGCTCCAGCGCTGGCTCGACCAGCAGCCGCCCGACCACTTCCTGCTCCTCGAGCCCGACGAAGAGCTGCGCGCCATCGCGCTCGCCGAGTTGCGCGCCGCGCTGCCCCTGCGCGTCGCCGCCGCCGCTCTCGGCGGCTCGCGCGCCCTGGCCGTTCATGTCAAGGACGGCGCCGTCCCCGTGGTGCTGCCTTCCAAGGCCGAGCGCGTCCGCAAGCTGCTGCCGCCGGGCGCCGACTGCGTCGTGCTGCAAGTCCGCTCCGTCCCGCTCTCGCTCCTCCAGTGGCTGCCCGCGCGCAAGCCCGACCAGCTCGTCGGCGTCGTCTCGCGCTGGCCGGACTTCCTGCGCTCCGCCCGCACCATGCTGCTCGCCGCCGGCTTCGACACCGACGCGCTCCTGTTCCGCGACGCCCGCAAGCCCGCCTGGCAAAAAGGACTGCGCGAGTGCGCCGCCGTCGTCTGCGACTCGCTCGTCGCCGCCAGGATCCCCCCAGGCCCGAAAGTCATCCCCTTCGCGCTCATCGCGGAGCAGTCGCTCGCGGAGCTGCGCCAGTACCAGCACTTCCTCGGCCAGCGCCCCAGCTAG